A region of the Bacillus spongiae genome:
ATTTTGGAAAATACTTTTGGATTGGCATTATCATTGGCTCTTCATCCATATTTTTCGATTCATGGATTCGATATTTCGTATTTTTCCTAGGCATATTTGTGGATATTTTACTCCCTATTATTGGAAGGAAATATGTAGTAAATGCTCCAATTAACATTGGACATTTATTAGAACGATTTGGACTTTTAACCATCATTCTCTTTGGTGAATCGATTATCAGTACCATTGTCGTCCTACAACCTGAAAAGGGTGACTGGGAATCCATTGCTTACTCTGCAATTGCATTTGTTGTGATCATCGCGATGTGGTGGCAATATTTTGATAACATTGATAAAAAGGTAGACAAGTCTATTAAAACTGCAGGTCAATCCATTATTTATGGGCATTTAATAATTTTTCCAACATTAAGTATGATCGCAGCATCTATTAACATGGTTTATTCATACGAGTTAAACTATTTCTTTATGATCGGCTTTGTTTTTATATCCGTCATACTCTATTTTCTGGCAACAACAATTGTTTTTCACTTGTATAGATACAAACATCACCGTTTAAAAATTTTCCATCTTGGATTATTTACAACTTTATTATTAACCATGTTGATCATTGATTTCATTTTCGTTGTGCCAAAGCTTATCCTAATGGCTCA
Encoded here:
- a CDS encoding low temperature requirement protein A; translated protein: MEEKKVTWLELFYDLVYVAAIATTTHVLIHVEDGVIHAEYIFKFFIMMIPIWGAWTGQTVFINRFGKDFVHQRLFMIMQMFFVLIMTSSLSVDFDTYYLPFLVGYIGLRILTVTQYIVVSRYETGPKQKVALYFGKYFWIGIIIGSSSIFFDSWIRYFVFFLGIFVDILLPIIGRKYVVNAPINIGHLLERFGLLTIILFGESIISTIVVLQPEKGDWESIAYSAIAFVVIIAMWWQYFDNIDKKVDKSIKTAGQSIIYGHLIIFPTLSMIAASINMVYSYELNYFFMIGFVFISVILYFLATTIVFHLYRYKHHRLKIFHLGLFTTLLLTMLIIDFIFVVPKLILMAQLAIFFIVYAKVTTT